The DNA segment CCGCTGCATAAAGAATGGCACTGTCAGCGCAAAAAAGGGGGAAGGGCCGAGTGGGTAATGCAGCCTCGGAGGTTGCGACGGTGGGCACGAATGGTCTGCAAGGAGTCGATCACGGCGACCATCAGCTCCGGGAGATCATGCGCCTGGCCATTCGCGAGTCGTTGCTTGGCCAACTTCCAGACGCCCTCGTGGGGGTTGAACTCTGGCGCATAGGCCGGGAAGCG comes from the Acidobacteriota bacterium genome and includes:
- a CDS encoding transposase; protein product: RQIRGHIVVLWDGGNPHRGKLVPELCARTTRMHLRRFPAYAPEFNPHEGVWKLAKQRLANGQAHDLPELMVAVIDSLQTIRAHRRNLRGCITHSALPPFLR